A part of Streptomyces sp. NBC_01210 genomic DNA contains:
- a CDS encoding tautomerase family protein has protein sequence MAVPFITVTTWPNQTDEKSQELIEEITKATHKVTGAPLDKIAVVIQEIPQNRWGEGGIMATNPEFPELSRRRK, from the coding sequence GTGGCTGTGCCGTTCATCACTGTGACCACGTGGCCGAATCAGACGGATGAGAAGAGTCAGGAGCTGATCGAGGAGATCACCAAGGCCACACACAAGGTCACCGGAGCGCCGCTCGACAAGATAGCGGTGGTCATTCAGGAGATTCCCCAGAATCGCTGGGGCGAGGGTGGGATCATGGCTACGAACCCGGAATTTCCGGAGTTGAG